Proteins from a single region of Budorcas taxicolor isolate Tak-1 chromosome 7, Takin1.1, whole genome shotgun sequence:
- the F12 gene encoding coagulation factor XII: MRALLLLGALLVSLESTVSTPPWKGPKKHKLTESDHTVVLTVTGEPCHFPFQYHRQLYHKCIHRGRPGPRPWCATTPNFEKDQRWAYCLEPKKVKDRCSKHNPCQKGGTCVNMPDGPRCICADHFTGKHCQKEKCFEPQFFRFFHEDEIWHRLEPAGVVKCQCKGPHAQCKPLASQVCRTNPCLNGGSCLQAEGHLLCRCPPSFAGRLCDVDLRASCYDDRDRGLSYRGMAGTTLSGAPCQSWASEATYWNVTAEQVLNWGLGDHAFCRNPDNDTRPWCFIWKGDRLSWNYCRLAPCQSAAKQGPFPLPSPSAVQKPESTTQTPLPSLTSGWCSPPEQPTPLASAGPGGCGQRLRKWLSSLNRVVGGLVALPGAHPYIAALYWGQHFCAGSLIAPCWVLTAAHCLQNRPAPKELTVVLGQDRHNQSCEQCQTLAVRDYRLHEAFSPVTYQHDLALVRLQESADGCCAHPSPFVQPVCLPSSAARPAESEAAVCEVAGWGHQFEGGEYSSFLQEAQVPLIDPERCSAPDVHGAAFTSGMLCAGFLEGGTDACQGDSGGPLVCEDETPERQLILRGIVSWGSGCGNRFKPGVYTDVANYLAWIREHTAS; this comes from the exons ATGAGGGCACTGCTGCTCCTGGGGGCCCTGCTGGTGAGCCTGGAGTCAACGGTTTCG ACTCCACCTTGGAAAGGCCCCAAGAAGCATAAGCTCACAGAGAGTGATCACACAGTGG TTCTCACTGTCACCGGGGAACCCTGCCACTTCCCCTTCCAGTACCACCGGCAGCTGTATCATAAATGCATCCACAGAGGCCGGCCAGGCCCCCGACCTTG GTGTGCTACTACCCCCAACTTTGAGAAGGACCAACGATGGGCATACtgcctggagcccaagaaagtgaaag ACCGCTGCAGCAAACACAATCCCTGCCAGAAGGGAGGGACCTGTGTGAACATGCCGGATGGCCCACGCTGCATCTGTGCAGATCACTTCACTGGGAAGCACTGCCAGAAAG AGAAGTGCTTTGAGCCCCAGTTTTTCCGGTTCTTCCACGAGGATGAAATATGGCATAGGCTTGAGCCAGCAGGTGTGGTCAAGTGCCAGTGCAAGGGTCCGCATGCCCAGTGCAAGCCACTGGCCAGCCAGG TCTGCCGCACCAACCCGTGTCTCAACGGGGGCAGCTGTCTACAGGCGGAGGGCCACCTCCTGTGCCGATGCCCGCCTAGCTTCGCGGGACGTTTGTGCGATGTAG ACCTCAGGGCGAGTTGCTACGACGACCGCGACCGCGGACTCAGCTACCGCGGCATGGCCGGGACTACGCTGTCCGGCGCACCCTGTCAGTCGTGGGCCTCCGAGGCCACCTACTGGAATGTGACCGCAGAGCAAGTGCTGAACTGGGGACTGGGCGACCACGCCTTCTGCCG GAACCCCGACAACGACACCCGCCCGTGGTGCTTCATTTGGAAAGGCGACCGACTGAGCTGGAATTACTGCCGCCTGGCACCTTGCCAGTCCGCAGCTAAGCAAGGGCCCTTCCCCTTGCCCTCGCCGTCGGCTGTGCAGAAACCTGAGTCCACGACCCAGACCCCGCTTCCATCCCTGACTTCAG GCTGGTGCTCGCCGCCCGAACAGCCGACTCCTCTGGCCAGCGCAGGCCCCGGGGGCTGTGGACAGCGGCTCCGCAAATGGCTGTCCTCGCTGAACCGCGTCGTCGGAGGACTGGTGGCGCTCCCCGGGGCGCACCCCTACATCGCCGCGCTGTACTGGGGCCAACATTTCTGCGCCGGCAGCCTCATTGCCCCCTGTTGGGTGCTGACTGCGGCTCACTGCCTGCAGAACCG ACCCGCGCCGAAGGAGCTGACCGTGGTACTCGGCCAGGACCGCCACAACCAGAGCTGTGAGCAGTGCCAGACGCTGGCAGTGCGGGACTACCGCCTGCATGAGGCCTTCTCGCCCGTCACCTACCAGCACGACCTGG CTCTGGTGCGCCTGCAGGAGAGCGCGGACGGCTGCTGCGCGCACCCGTCGCCTTTCGTTCAGCCAGTGTGCCTGCCGAGTAGCGCCGCCCGCCCAGCCGAATCCGAAGCCGCAGTCTGCGAGGTGGCCGGCTGGGGTCACCAGTTCGAGG GTGGGGAATATTCCAGCTTCCTGCAGGAGGCTCAGGTACCGCTCATTGACCCGGAGCGCTGTTCCGCCCCCGACGTGCACGGAGCAGCCTTTACCAGCGGCATGCTCTGCGCTGGCTTTCTCGAGGGCGGCACCGACGCATGCCAG GGTGACTCCGGAGGCCCTCTGGTGTGTGAGGATGAGACCCCTGAGCGCCAGCTCATCCTGCGAGGCATAGTCAGCTGGGGCTCAGGTTGCGGCAACCGCTTCAAGCCGGGTGTGTACACCGACGTGGCCAACTACCTAGCCTGGATTCGGGAGCACACCGCTTCGTGA
- the PFN3 gene encoding profilin-3: MGDWKGYISAVLRDQRIDDVAIVGHSDNRCVWASRPGGLLAAISPQEVGVLTGPDRSTFLQAGLCVAGRRCCVIRDHLLAEGDGVLDARTKGLDGRAICVGHTPRALLVLMGRRGVHGGILNKTMHELIHGLRAQGT; the protein is encoded by the coding sequence ATGGGCGACTGGAAAGGTTACATCAGTGCAGTGCTTCGGGACCAGCGCATCGATGACGTGGCCATCGTGGGCCACTCGGACAATCGTTGCGTGTGGGCCTCGCGGCCTGGGGGCCTGCTGGCGGCCATCTCACCGCAGGAAGTCGGTGTGCTCACCGGGCCAGACCGGAGCACCTTCCTGCAGGCGGGGCTGTGCGTGGCGGGCCGCCGTTGCTGCGTCATCCGAGACCACCTGCTGGCCGAGGGAGACGGAGTGCTGGACGCGCGCACGAAGGGTCTGGACGGGCGCGCCATCTGCGTGGGCCACACGCCTCGGGCGCTCCTCGTGCTCATGGGCCGGCGGGGCGTGCATGGGGGCATTCTCAACAAGACGATGCACGAGCTGATCCATGGGCTGCGCGCGCAGGGCACCTAG